The stretch of DNA AATTTCATTTATTGTAACTAAACTTACTTTTAAAATCTTTAAAAAAAGGAGCTTCAATATCTTTTTCCGAAAGGTTTGGATTGTAAAAACTCCAATTTATTTTTAAATCAGGATCATTCCATCTTAGCGAACCTTCCGATTCTTTATTGTAAAGATTTGTACATTTATATGAAAAAACAGTGCTGTTTTCTAAAGTTAAAAAACCATGTGCAAATCCGGGAGGCAACCAATATTGAAGTTTGTTTTCTTCGGATAAAATTACCGAATGCCATTGTCCGTAAGTGGGTGAGCCTTTACGAATGTCAACCGCAACATCAAATACAGTTCCACTGATTACTCTTACTAATTTACCTTGAGCATAAGGAGGATTTTGAAAATGCAAACCTCTTAAAACACCTTTGTTTGAAAGTGATTGATTGTCTTGAACAAAATCAAATTCAACACCATGCTTTTTAAACTCTTGCTGATTAAAGGATTCATAGAAATAACCCCTTTTATCTTCAAAAACTTTTGGTTTAATAATTATTAAGTCAGGTATTGCTGTTTTTATAATTTTCATTTTTAAGGATTTTAGCTGTAAATAAATTTTTATCAAAGATACTACATGAACTGTCTAAATAAAAATTATTGAATTATTTGTGTGTAAAAACAGTAAATATCTATTGAAGTCTTATCTGTAATTTGATGTTAA from Bacteroidota bacterium encodes:
- the rfbC gene encoding dTDP-4-dehydrorhamnose 3,5-epimerase; this translates as MKIIKTAIPDLIIIKPKVFEDKRGYFYESFNQQEFKKHGVEFDFVQDNQSLSNKGVLRGLHFQNPPYAQGKLVRVISGTVFDVAVDIRKGSPTYGQWHSVILSEENKLQYWLPPGFAHGFLTLENSTVFSYKCTNLYNKESEGSLRWNDPDLKINWSFYNPNLSEKDIEAPFFKDFKSKFSYNK